The following are encoded together in the Capsulimonas corticalis genome:
- a CDS encoding YfjI family protein: MPELDPVSTSQFNAADVAAWLSVLHAPGEVIEIRVLESSKKTTAGYYDDFAKAAADVRRFDGKCAVYSVLNTVNPSLLGRICNRLEASPEALTSDKDIMRRRWLMVDFDPVRPKGISSTRAEHDAARDRARIVRDYLHEKGFTEPVIADSGNGWHLLYRLDLPNDNETRDLLSHCLEALDLLFGDDVVGVDNTTFNSSRICKLYGTVSTKGDSTPDRPHRRARIHRMPEAPEPVSLALLQELAATLPPTPAAPPRTADAFDLERWIADHNLPVAKTGPYSGGGRKWILNPCPWNGDHTNDAAFIIQFASGAVAAGCRHNGCHGRTWQDLRRMYEPDAYDAPAPHSDASNTPGAPNSAAGSTPDPRRVDQLISGAGAFESRQRRQGAAPEPVAPDEEWECPLPLGEEKLPPFPLHALPPVLASYAKEVAEDVQVPIDITGMLALCVISALNSRRVQVQVGAWSKKHIETVNLYMVVASVAGSGKSPAMKRMAAPIVQIERELRERFEGAHTTAVAKFETDKKRLTALQTKSANAQASARRLIDDEILGLVEEMKEPKALPRMLVQDITMEALFTKLSEQEDNCIANLDTEGGLFSIIKGLYASKNSSPNMDIYLKAWSGDYATNDRVGKGNSYILAPTLTIGLTVQPEIMQSLAEDERLHHNGFLARFLYAVAPNLAGERPYLDEGGSNASEYAYTQTILALHDLPKAITEDAPHKRFLLTMDAEAIAVHKHYHNDINARQRPGQDLAAMLAWSSKLAGNVARIAANLHMVKHVGVQPGSRMPWETPISGETMAQAWEIGTYCIPHAVAAFGLMRSDSIVALARRIIEWIKRKKLNAFTMREIRQALNPESKERIELALTRLMEDAYVRLEMPAKKEGRGRPGKPYYAVNPCVVSEGRQQLQAA; this comes from the coding sequence ATGCCTGAGCTTGACCCCGTGTCAACCTCACAATTCAACGCGGCGGATGTCGCCGCGTGGCTCTCGGTCCTGCATGCGCCGGGCGAGGTCATCGAGATCCGTGTACTGGAGTCTTCCAAGAAGACGACGGCCGGATACTACGACGACTTCGCCAAGGCTGCCGCCGACGTGCGCCGGTTCGACGGGAAGTGCGCGGTGTATTCCGTGCTGAACACCGTCAACCCGAGCCTGCTCGGGCGCATCTGCAACCGCCTGGAGGCGTCTCCGGAGGCGCTGACGTCCGACAAGGACATCATGCGCCGGCGCTGGCTGATGGTCGATTTCGACCCGGTCCGGCCGAAGGGGATTTCCTCCACGCGCGCCGAGCACGACGCCGCGCGGGACCGCGCTCGAATTGTGCGCGATTACCTTCACGAGAAGGGCTTCACCGAGCCCGTCATCGCCGACAGCGGCAATGGCTGGCACCTGCTTTACCGTCTGGATCTGCCTAACGATAACGAGACGCGCGATCTGCTCTCCCATTGCCTGGAAGCCCTGGATCTGCTGTTCGGCGATGACGTCGTGGGCGTCGACAACACGACGTTCAACAGCTCGCGCATCTGCAAGTTGTACGGCACGGTCTCCACCAAAGGAGACAGCACGCCGGACCGCCCGCACCGCCGGGCGCGCATCCACCGCATGCCCGAGGCGCCGGAGCCGGTATCTCTCGCGCTGCTGCAAGAGCTCGCCGCGACGCTGCCGCCGACGCCGGCGGCTCCGCCGCGCACGGCGGACGCGTTCGACCTGGAGCGGTGGATCGCGGATCACAACCTGCCTGTCGCGAAGACGGGGCCGTACTCTGGAGGCGGCCGCAAGTGGATCCTGAACCCATGCCCGTGGAACGGCGATCACACCAATGACGCCGCCTTCATCATCCAGTTCGCCAGCGGCGCCGTCGCCGCTGGCTGCCGCCACAACGGCTGTCATGGAAGAACCTGGCAGGATCTGCGGCGGATGTACGAGCCGGACGCATACGACGCGCCGGCCCCGCATTCGGATGCCTCAAACACTCCTGGAGCGCCGAACAGCGCCGCAGGCAGTACGCCGGATCCGCGGCGCGTCGATCAGTTGATCTCCGGCGCCGGCGCGTTCGAAAGCCGTCAGCGGCGGCAGGGCGCAGCCCCCGAGCCGGTGGCCCCCGATGAGGAATGGGAATGTCCCTTGCCGCTTGGTGAGGAGAAACTCCCTCCCTTCCCGCTGCACGCCCTGCCGCCGGTGCTGGCAAGCTACGCCAAGGAAGTCGCCGAAGACGTCCAGGTCCCGATCGACATCACGGGGATGCTGGCGCTGTGCGTCATTTCCGCCCTGAACTCCCGCCGCGTCCAGGTCCAGGTCGGCGCCTGGTCCAAGAAACACATCGAAACTGTCAATCTTTATATGGTCGTCGCCTCCGTTGCGGGATCGGGCAAAAGCCCCGCCATGAAGCGCATGGCCGCGCCGATCGTACAGATCGAGCGGGAGCTGCGCGAGCGCTTCGAGGGAGCGCACACGACCGCCGTGGCCAAGTTCGAGACCGATAAGAAGCGGCTGACCGCACTGCAAACCAAATCCGCCAACGCCCAGGCGTCCGCCCGCCGATTGATCGACGACGAGATCCTCGGCCTGGTCGAAGAGATGAAGGAGCCCAAGGCGCTGCCGCGCATGCTAGTGCAGGACATCACTATGGAGGCGCTGTTCACAAAGCTCTCCGAGCAGGAAGACAACTGCATCGCCAACCTGGATACTGAGGGCGGCCTCTTCTCCATCATCAAGGGCCTGTACGCGAGCAAGAACAGCAGCCCCAACATGGATATCTATCTCAAGGCCTGGAGCGGCGACTACGCCACCAACGACCGCGTCGGCAAAGGCAACAGCTACATCCTGGCGCCGACGCTGACCATCGGCCTGACCGTCCAGCCGGAGATCATGCAGTCCCTCGCCGAAGACGAGCGCCTGCACCACAACGGCTTCCTCGCCCGCTTCCTGTACGCCGTGGCGCCGAACCTTGCGGGAGAGCGTCCATACCTGGACGAAGGCGGCTCGAACGCCAGCGAATACGCTTACACGCAGACCATCCTGGCGCTCCATGATCTTCCGAAGGCGATCACCGAGGATGCGCCCCACAAACGGTTCCTGCTCACCATGGACGCCGAAGCGATCGCCGTACATAAGCACTATCACAACGACATCAACGCCCGGCAGCGGCCCGGTCAGGACCTCGCCGCCATGCTTGCGTGGTCCTCCAAGCTCGCCGGCAACGTCGCGCGAATCGCCGCCAATCTGCACATGGTCAAGCACGTCGGCGTTCAACCGGGCAGCCGTATGCCCTGGGAAACGCCAATCAGCGGCGAAACCATGGCTCAGGCGTGGGAGATCGGAACCTACTGTATCCCGCACGCCGTCGCTGCCTTCGGCCTGATGCGCTCCGATTCCATCGTTGCGCTCGCCAGGCGCATCATCGAATGGATCAAGCGCAAAAAACTGAACGCCTTCACGATGCGCGAAATCCGCCAGGCGCTCAACCCGGAGTCCAAGGAGCGCATCGAACTCGCGCTCACCCGGCTGATGGAGGACGCCTACGTGCGTCTCGAAATGCCGGCCAAAAAAGAAGGACGTGGGCGCCCGGGCAAGCCCTACTATGCGGTAAACCCCTGTGTCGTCTCCGAAGGACGCCAACAGCTGCAAGCCGCGTAA
- a CDS encoding helix-turn-helix domain-containing protein, producing MSQQETALGPEWCIEGQYTEGVLDSYDIAPKELASASGVHESTLSRFFNDRKPIKDKTLLKIGIALGRLAEQRDAKRKNQQAQSAAGR from the coding sequence GTGAGCCAGCAGGAGACAGCGCTAGGCCCGGAGTGGTGTATCGAAGGGCAGTACACGGAGGGCGTTTTGGACTCCTATGACATCGCGCCGAAGGAACTCGCAAGCGCGAGTGGGGTGCATGAGAGCACTTTATCCCGATTTTTCAACGACCGCAAGCCGATCAAGGATAAAACTTTGCTCAAAATCGGCATTGCTCTGGGGCGGTTAGCCGAGCAGCGAGACGCCAAAAGAAAAAACCAGCAGGCACAAAGTGCCGCTGGCCGCTAA